Sequence from the Osmerus mordax isolate fOsmMor3 unplaced genomic scaffold, fOsmMor3.pri Scaffold_129, whole genome shotgun sequence genome:
atgacacgcgtacacacacacaatgacacgcgTACACACCCACAATGACacgaatacacgcacacaatgacacgcatacatgcacacaatgacacgcatacacacacacaatgacacgaatacacacacaatgacaagcatgcacacacacaaaatcacacacacacagacatgcacaaacGAAGTGGTTTTATGCTACAAGATATGGCAACAGGTAATGTAGACACACTCAGTAAACACACTTGAgcagatctacacacacacacatatacacacacacacacatatacacacacacacacatatacacacacacatatacacacacacatatacacacacacacacacacatatacacacacacacatatacacacacacatatacacacacacacacacatatacacacacacacaaatatacacacacacatatacacacacacatatacacacacacatatacacacacacacacatatacacacacacatatacacacacacatatacacacacacacacacatatacacacacacatatacacacacacacacatatacacacacacacacacatatacacacacacacacacacatatacacacacacacaaatatacacacacacatatacacacacacatatacacacacacacacacatatacacacacacatatacacacacacacacatatacacacacacacacacatatacacacacacacacacacatatacacacacacacaaatatacacacacacatatacacacacacatatacacacacacacacatatacacacacacacaaatatacacacacacatatacacacacacatatacacacacacacacacatatacacacacacacaaatatacacacacacatatacacacacacaccctctctcacacacactcaccgctgGGCAACATCGGTGCGGGTGAAGTTGGGTCGCTGGGTGCGGTTGCCGTTGGCGATGGGGGCAACCGCTTCCTCCAGGCTGGTCTTCACCATGAAGCCCCCTCGGGGGCAACAGAACACACTCTCAGAACTCCCAGTACGCTGctcaacacacagcacagcagacaACACACTTCCCAGAGGATTcttgccggtgtgtgtgtgtgtgtgtgtgtgtgtaagtgtgtgtgtgtaagtgtgtgtgtgtgggtgtgagtgtgtgggtgtgagtgtgtgtgtgtcggtttgaAGATCGATCTAGGCTGATCCTCTGAGAGCCAGGATCATTCTGAGagacagaccaccacacagagaggcagctaggagagagagagggagggagagggagggagggagagggggggagggagggagagggagggcgagggagggagagggggagagggagggagagggggggagagggagggagagggagagcgagagggagggagggagagagggagagggactctACTTCCCCAGCAGGCAGGAATTCCAGAGAGAAAAGTTAATTTGGACTCAGAATCAGGGCAGGGGTGGACcgtgggggggctgagggggttcGTGGGGCGGGGGGCCCGTGGGGCAAGGGGGACccgtggggcaggggggggccgaggggggcccgtggggcagggggggccgtgggggcagggggggccgagggggcccgtggggcggggggggccgtggggcgggggggggccgtggggcgggggggggcccatggggcggggggggccgagggggtccgtggggcagggggggggccggggggcagggggcccaGCTCCATCATCGTCAGTTACCAAGAGACTGGGAGGACAAATGTGCAagatttatttttctctctgccctctaGTGGAAAAAGTGCAACATTGCattgagagagaacgagggagagatgaagagagagagatggatacagagagggagagagactaaagACTATAGATGTGTTAGAAGCACAAATCCTTCTTGTACAGTGTAAATAATGAGAGATGTCTTTCAGCTTCACATGTCTTTATTCAGCTGTTCAGGTCCATTATAACCACCAGCAGGAGTTCAAAGTAGCAGAGAGACAACTATGAACTGATCACTTAAACAACAGCAGTTATAAACACTTCCATCTCAATAGTGAGTAGCACATGTACCCAAACATTACAACACATCGTTAGTTAAAACTCTATTTACTGAGTAGcaggacaggaagtagacagtGATTTCTATTGTCCAGTAGAGCCAAGACTAAATGATCATATACAATCATCAAGGTGAAAGAGCAGGAATCATACAACAAACATGTTTATAAACTCACTAAAACAATGACAGGGTTCTGTATGATGGTATGAAGGTATCACTCCTCTACAAGACCCTCTACCACAGCTTCACAATCTCTGCACTGTCACCATGGTAACCAAGCCCAATCCCAGGACAGAGTGTCTGGGTGAAGGTGGTCTGGACTCTGTGGAGGAGGGTCACTGTGTCAGAGACGAcactgtagaaggacagagtacCTGCCTTGTGATCCAGGTACACTCCTACTCTGGAGGACTGAGGGCCTGATACTGCAGTACCAACACTGTTATGTGTGAACGTGTAACGGCCACTAAAGCACTGCAACATCCAGGCGTTGTTATTGTTACCAAAGACATCTGTTCTGCTGATGTCTTTATATGAGACTGCTATGGCAACATATTTACCTCTCCACTCCACCTCCCAGTAAGAGCGTCCAGACAGAGCCTCGCTACACAGCACCTGAAGGTACCTGGTGAACCTCTCTGGATGGTCAGGATATGGCTGCTGATGCTGTAGACATGTCACCttcctgttctcctcagacagagagagacgtgtatgtgctgtgtttgggtccagagTGAGCTGACAGGAAtctgggagcagagcagagaccagATCACAGTTAATAACACGTCCATTCATGTGTCCCCATGTTAAAGCTGCTGTTGTTCTGGATCAGATTCATCATTCAACACGTGTcagtggagagagacctggacacTTCAGAGACTCACATCGTAAGAGGTCTGCTCTGGTCCTGGGCTCTGGAGGCAGGAACACATCCACTGTGgagactggagacacacacacatttatatatacacacacacacacatttatacatacacacacacacacacacagatatacaggcacatacacatacactaccGTATCAAGTTGATACAAACATGTGCTTATGTGACAGGTGTCTGTCCTATCACATGATGTTTGTCCATGAGGCTTAATGTGCTGTTCCTCCAGACCTGCTGTGATTAACCAGCTCACCTGTGGTGGAGATGTTGGACCACTCTCTCTGGATCAGCTCCTCTAGTTTGTCTCTCAGCTCAGAGACCATCTCAGTCACATGTTTGAAGTActgaagaggaggaacagagatgcTGGGGACATCTGAAGATACACTGGTACTGGAGAGAGACTGGTAGTtctggagacagggaggggggagagggagagagggagagagaggtgggggggagagagggggagataaagaaagaggagggaaagaaaagggaggggaaaagatACATATgttgagacagacaggaaattacacacaaacatacacaaacacaaccatgcACAAAATTACaaaaagtaacacacacacactattcacaGGTTGAGCAGAGATCATACATAGATGATCAGACAGTGAGTGTAGCTTCAGATCTGAGCTGCCAGGGTAGTTTAGTTACCTGGAGGAAGTGGatgttgtcctgtgtgtgtgagagcttctccagctcagcgtctctcctcctcagctcagctatctcctgctccagtctctccagcaGTCCTTCAGCCTGACtcactgctg
This genomic interval carries:
- the LOC136939130 gene encoding LOW QUALITY PROTEIN: tripartite motif-containing protein 16-like (The sequence of the model RefSeq protein was modified relative to this genomic sequence to represent the inferred CDS: deleted 1 base in 1 codon), with the protein product MKKHKLVEATSGLQEMICSSHDKLLEVFCRTDQQCICMLCTMEEHKGHDTVQPKTERKEKQDKLVLSQQEVQQRVQQREEELKELQQAVESFKRSGQAAVEDSERIFTELIRSIERRRSEVKDLIRAQQGAAVSQAEGLLERLEQEIAELRRRDAELEKLSHTQDNIHFLQNYQSLSSTSVSSDVPSISVPPLQYFKHVTEMVSELRDKLEELIQREWSNISTTVSTVDVFLPPEPRTRADLLRYSCQLTLDPNTAHTRLSLSEENRKVTCLQHQQPYPDHPERFTRYLQVLCSEALSGRSYWEVEWRGKYVAIAVSYKDISRTDVFGNNNNAWMLQCFSGRYTFTHNSVGTAVSGPQSSRVGVYLDHKAGTLSFYSVVSDTVTLLHRVQTTFTQTLCPGIGLGYHGDSAEIVKLW